The following proteins come from a genomic window of Fontisubflavum oceani:
- the rpsG gene encoding 30S ribosomal protein S7 has protein sequence MSRRHAAEKREVLPDAKFGDRVLTKFMNNLMIDGKKSVAERIVYNAFDRVEEKLKRAPVEVFHEALDNIKPALEVRSRRVGGATYQVPVEVRPERREALAIRWLISASRSRNENTMEERLAGELIDAVNSRGSAVKKREDTHKMADANKAFSHYRW, from the coding sequence ATGTCCCGCCGTCACGCTGCCGAGAAGCGCGAAGTTCTGCCCGACGCCAAATTTGGCGACCGGGTTTTGACCAAATTCATGAACAACCTGATGATCGACGGCAAAAAATCCGTCGCCGAGCGCATTGTGTATAATGCCTTTGATCGGGTTGAAGAGAAGCTGAAGCGCGCGCCTGTGGAAGTGTTCCACGAAGCGCTCGACAACATCAAACCCGCGCTGGAAGTTCGCTCCCGCCGGGTGGGTGGTGCCACCTATCAGGTGCCGGTCGAAGTGCGCCCTGAGCGCCGTGAGGCGCTGGCGATCCGTTGGCTGATCTCCGCCAGCCGGTCGCGCAACGAAAACACCATGGAAGAGCGTCTGGCAGGTGAACTGATCGACGCTGTGAACTCGCGCGGTTCCGCTGTGAAGAAGCGTGAAGACACCCATAAAATGGCGGATGCCAACAAGGCATTCTCTCACTACCGCTGGTAA
- the rplD gene encoding 50S ribosomal protein L4, whose amino-acid sequence MKLDVIKLDGKKAGSVDLGEDIFGLEPRADILHRVVRWQRNNAQAGTHKVKTRSEVSYSTKKIYRQKGTGGARHGARSAPIFRGGGVYKGPVVRSHGHDLTKKFRKLGLKHALSAKMAEGSLVVIDNADLDAPKTSALAKQVKDLGWKRALIIDGAEVNENFAMAARNIEGLDVLPSMGANVYDILKRDTLVLTKAGVEALEARLK is encoded by the coding sequence ATGAAACTCGACGTGATCAAACTGGACGGCAAGAAAGCCGGTTCCGTCGATCTGGGCGAAGACATCTTCGGCCTGGAGCCGCGTGCCGACATTCTGCACCGTGTGGTCCGCTGGCAGCGCAACAACGCGCAGGCCGGCACCCATAAGGTCAAGACCCGGTCCGAGGTCAGCTATTCGACCAAGAAGATCTATCGCCAGAAAGGCACCGGCGGCGCTCGCCACGGTGCGCGCTCTGCGCCGATCTTCCGCGGCGGTGGTGTCTATAAGGGCCCGGTTGTCCGCAGCCACGGCCATGATCTGACCAAGAAGTTCCGCAAACTGGGCCTGAAGCACGCGCTTTCGGCGAAGATGGCGGAAGGCTCGCTGGTCGTGATCGACAACGCCGATTTGGACGCACCCAAGACCAGCGCGCTGGCCAAGCAGGTCAAAGACCTGGGCTGGAAACGCGCGCTGATCATCGACGGGGCCGAGGTGAATGAAAACTTCGCTATGGCCGCACGCAACATCGAAGGTCTCGATGTGCTGCCGTCGATGGGCGCAAATGTCTATGACATCCTCAAGCGTGACACGTTGGTGCTCACCAAAGCGGGTGTCGAAGCACTGGAGGCTCGCCTGAAATGA
- a CDS encoding 50S ribosomal protein L23, whose product MSADASHYDVIRKPVITEKATMASEQNAVVFEVAIDANKPQIKEAVETLFGVKVKAVNTTITKGKSKRFRGQLGRRKDVKKAYVTLEEGNTIDVSTGL is encoded by the coding sequence ATGAGCGCAGACGCATCCCATTACGACGTGATCCGCAAGCCGGTCATCACCGAGAAAGCCACCATGGCGTCCGAACAGAACGCCGTGGTCTTCGAAGTGGCGATCGACGCGAACAAACCGCAGATCAAAGAGGCGGTTGAAACCCTCTTTGGCGTAAAGGTCAAAGCGGTCAACACGACGATCACCAAAGGCAAATCCAAGCGGTTCCGGGGACAACTCGGCCGCCGCAAGGACGTCAAGAAAGCCTATGTGACTCTCGAAGAGGGCAACACGATCGATGTGAGCACTGGTCTCTGA
- the rplA gene encoding 50S ribosomal protein L1 — protein sequence MAKVGKRVKAAREAFAGKENLTVEEAVDLIKANASAKFDESIEIAMNLGVDPRHADQMVRGTVNLPNGTGKSVRVAVFARGPKAEEATAAGADIVGAEDLMETVQGGTIEFDRCIATPDMMPIVGRLGKVLGPRNLMPNPKVGTVTMDVKEAVEAAKGGQVQFKAEKAGVVHAGVGKASFDADKLAANIRAFVDAVSKAKPAGAKGAYMQKVSLSSTMGPGVSVNVDSATGNA from the coding sequence ATGGCTAAAGTTGGAAAACGCGTCAAAGCGGCCCGTGAAGCCTTTGCTGGCAAAGAGAACCTCACCGTCGAAGAGGCGGTGGATCTGATCAAGGCAAACGCCTCGGCGAAATTCGACGAGAGCATCGAGATCGCGATGAACCTGGGTGTTGATCCGCGTCACGCCGACCAGATGGTCCGTGGCACGGTGAACCTGCCCAACGGCACCGGCAAATCGGTGCGCGTTGCTGTATTTGCTCGTGGCCCGAAGGCCGAGGAAGCAACCGCGGCGGGGGCCGATATTGTGGGCGCCGAAGACCTGATGGAAACCGTCCAGGGCGGCACCATCGAGTTTGACCGCTGCATCGCCACGCCGGATATGATGCCCATCGTGGGCCGTCTGGGTAAGGTGCTTGGACCCCGGAACCTGATGCCAAACCCGAAGGTCGGCACGGTGACCATGGATGTCAAAGAAGCCGTGGAAGCGGCAAAGGGCGGCCAGGTTCAGTTCAAAGCCGAGAAAGCCGGTGTGGTTCATGCCGGTGTTGGCAAAGCCAGCTTCGACGCAGACAAACTCGCCGCCAATATCCGCGCCTTTGTGGATGCAGTGAGCAAAGCGAAACCTGCCGGTGCCAAAGGCGCCTATATGCAGAAAGTGTCGCTTAGCTCCACCATGGGGCCAGGCGTCTCGGTGAATGTGGATAGCGCGACCGGCAACGCCTAA
- a CDS encoding DMT family transporter has translation MSPNLKGALFMMGSMAGFTLNDACVKLLAADLPLFQVVFLRGVTTTVMMAVMVWALGGLNFRIPPRDRGRVFWRTVTEIAAMVAFLTALINMPIANVTAILSALPLTVTLAAYVFLGEPVGWRRLVAILIGFVGVMLIVQPGGDGFTIYALVALVAVAMVTARDLITRQLSPETPSMGVAVITAAVVGVFGGLVSLTEPWGATDLRSIALILAASTVIIAAYLFSIMVMRVGEISFVSPFRYTSLIWALILGWLIFGEWPDRLTLIGGAIVVATGLFTLWREQVTARRAEQNGSGNHGGNDARPL, from the coding sequence ATGAGCCCTAATCTCAAAGGCGCGCTGTTCATGATGGGCAGCATGGCCGGGTTCACGCTTAACGATGCCTGCGTCAAACTTCTGGCCGCGGATTTGCCGCTGTTTCAGGTGGTTTTCTTGCGTGGGGTGACCACGACGGTGATGATGGCTGTCATGGTCTGGGCATTGGGCGGGCTGAATTTCCGCATCCCTCCAAGGGATCGCGGCCGCGTGTTCTGGCGGACGGTGACCGAGATTGCCGCCATGGTCGCGTTTCTAACGGCGCTGATCAATATGCCGATTGCCAATGTCACCGCGATCCTATCGGCGCTGCCGCTGACGGTCACGTTGGCGGCTTATGTCTTCTTGGGCGAACCGGTCGGGTGGCGGCGGCTTGTAGCGATCTTAATCGGGTTTGTCGGTGTGATGTTGATTGTGCAACCTGGCGGCGATGGGTTCACGATTTACGCGCTTGTTGCCCTGGTGGCGGTGGCGATGGTGACGGCTCGCGATCTGATTACTCGGCAGCTGAGCCCCGAGACGCCGTCCATGGGGGTGGCAGTGATTACGGCAGCTGTCGTTGGCGTATTCGGCGGGCTTGTCTCTTTGACGGAACCTTGGGGGGCGACCGATCTGCGAAGTATCGCGCTGATCCTTGCCGCTTCGACTGTGATCATCGCGGCCTATCTGTTTTCGATCATGGTCATGCGCGTTGGCGAGATCAGCTTTGTTTCGCCGTTCCGTTACACATCTCTGATCTGGGCTCTGATCCTTGGATGGCTGATTTTCGGCGAGTGGCCGGATCGATTGACGTTGATTGGCGGTGCGATTGTGGTCGCGACCGGGCTCTTTACCCTCTGGCGCGAGCAGGTCACGGCCCGCCGCGCGGAGCAAAATGGCTCGGGCAACCACGGAGGAAATGACGCCCGTCCGCTCTAG
- the rplC gene encoding 50S ribosomal protein L3 gives MLRSGVIAKKVGMTRLFMEDGRQVPVTVLQLDKLQVVAQRTPEKDGYSAVQLGAGTAKAKRTSAPMRGHFAAAKVEPKRKVAEFRVAAENLIGVGEEITANHYFEGQFVDVSGTSIGKGFAGAMKRHNFGGLRASHGVSISHRSHGSTGQCQDPGRVFKGKKMAGHMGAAKVTTQNLQVVRTDADRGLIMIKGAVPGSKGGWVTIKDAVKKPFPENAILPAALKSAAEEAEKAAEEAAAAAAAEAEAAAAAAAEAEQAAMEAAEADTATEAPAEDAEKKDGEE, from the coding sequence ATGTTGCGCTCTGGAGTGATCGCGAAAAAGGTGGGGATGACCCGCCTGTTCATGGAGGATGGCCGCCAGGTTCCGGTGACCGTTCTGCAACTGGATAAATTGCAAGTGGTGGCACAGCGGACGCCTGAGAAGGATGGCTATTCGGCGGTTCAGCTTGGCGCTGGCACGGCCAAAGCCAAACGTACAAGCGCCCCGATGCGCGGCCATTTCGCGGCCGCCAAGGTGGAGCCGAAGCGCAAGGTGGCTGAGTTCCGCGTGGCCGCTGAGAACTTGATCGGCGTGGGTGAAGAAATCACCGCCAATCACTACTTTGAAGGCCAGTTCGTGGATGTCTCTGGCACCTCGATCGGTAAAGGTTTCGCCGGCGCGATGAAGCGGCACAACTTCGGGGGTCTTCGGGCGTCTCACGGTGTGTCGATCTCTCACCGCTCGCACGGTTCGACCGGTCAGTGTCAGGACCCAGGCCGCGTCTTCAAAGGCAAGAAAATGGCCGGGCACATGGGGGCTGCCAAGGTGACGACGCAGAACCTGCAGGTTGTGCGCACCGATGCAGACCGTGGCCTGATCATGATCAAAGGCGCTGTTCCCGGGTCCAAAGGGGGCTGGGTGACGATCAAGGATGCGGTGAAAAAACCGTTCCCTGAGAATGCTATTCTGCCTGCCGCGCTGAAATCGGCTGCTGAGGAAGCTGAAAAGGCCGCAGAGGAAGCCGCCGCCGCCGCTGCTGCGGAAGCCGAAGCTGCCGCTGCTGCTGCCGCAGAAGCGGAACAGGCTGCGATGGAAGCCGCAGAAGCCGACACCGCAACCGAGGCACCTGCCGAGGACGCCGAGAAGAAGGACGGTGAGGAATGA
- the rplB gene encoding 50S ribosomal protein L2, producing the protein MALKSYKPTTPGQRGLVLIDRSELWKGRPVKSLTEGLTKNGGRNNTGRITMRRKGGGAKRLYRIVDFKRNKMDVAATVERIEYDPNRTAFIALIKYEDGEQAYILAPQRLAIGDKVIASAKADIKPGNAMPFSGMPIGTIIHNIEMKPGKGGQIARAAGTYAQFVGRDGGYAQIRLSSGELRLVRQECMATVGAVSNPDNSNQNLGKAGRNRHKGIRPSVRGVVMNPVDHPHGGGEGRTSGGRHPVSPWGKPTKGARTRNKNKASSKLIIRSRHAKKKGR; encoded by the coding sequence ATGGCACTCAAGTCGTATAAGCCGACGACGCCGGGCCAGCGTGGGCTGGTGCTGATCGACCGTTCGGAGCTTTGGAAAGGTCGTCCGGTCAAGTCCCTCACCGAGGGTTTGACCAAGAATGGCGGCCGGAACAATACCGGACGGATCACGATGCGTCGCAAGGGCGGTGGGGCGAAACGCCTCTATCGCATCGTCGATTTCAAGCGGAACAAGATGGATGTCGCGGCAACCGTCGAGCGGATCGAATATGACCCGAACCGGACCGCGTTTATCGCCCTGATCAAATATGAAGATGGCGAGCAGGCCTATATCCTGGCGCCGCAGCGTCTGGCGATTGGCGACAAGGTGATCGCGTCGGCCAAGGCCGATATCAAACCGGGCAACGCGATGCCGTTCTCGGGTATGCCGATCGGCACGATCATCCACAATATCGAGATGAAGCCCGGCAAGGGCGGCCAGATCGCCCGCGCCGCAGGCACCTATGCTCAGTTTGTGGGTCGTGACGGTGGCTACGCGCAGATCCGGCTCTCCTCGGGCGAGCTGCGTCTGGTGCGTCAGGAATGCATGGCCACGGTTGGCGCGGTCTCGAACCCCGACAACTCGAACCAGAACCTCGGTAAAGCGGGCCGCAACCGTCATAAGGGCATCCGCCCCTCTGTGCGCGGTGTTGTGATGAACCCTGTCGATCACCCCCATGGTGGTGGTGAAGGCCGGACCTCTGGCGGTCGTCACCCCGTGTCGCCTTGGGGCAAGCCCACCAAAGGGGCCCGGACCCGGAACAAGAACAAAGCGTCGTCGAAGCTGATCATCCGCTCGCGTCACGCCAAGAAGAAGGGGCGCTAA
- the rpsL gene encoding 30S ribosomal protein S12, whose product MPTIQQLIRKPRQPKIKRSKSQHLEACPQKRGVCTRVYTTTPKKPNSAMRKVAKVRLTNGYEVISYIPGESHNLQEHSVVLIRGGRVKDLPGVRYHILRGVLDTQGVKDRRQRRSKYGAKRPK is encoded by the coding sequence ATGCCGACGATCCAACAGCTGATCCGCAAACCGCGGCAGCCCAAAATCAAACGCTCCAAGTCGCAGCACTTGGAAGCCTGCCCGCAGAAACGCGGCGTATGTACGCGCGTCTACACCACAACGCCGAAAAAGCCGAACTCGGCGATGCGGAAAGTGGCCAAGGTGCGTCTGACCAACGGCTATGAGGTCATCAGCTATATCCCCGGTGAAAGCCACAACCTTCAGGAACACTCTGTGGTTCTGATCCGCGGCGGTCGTGTGAAAGACCTTCCCGGTGTGCGTTATCACATCCTGCGCGGCGTTCTGGATACCCAAGGTGTCAAAGATCGTCGTCAGCGCCGCTCGAAATACGGCGCCAAGCGCCCCAAGTAA
- the rpsJ gene encoding 30S ribosomal protein S10: MAVQSQNIRIRLKAFDYRVLDASTQEIVNTAKRTGAQVRGPIPLPNKIEKFTVLRGPHVDKKSRDQWEIRTHKRLLDIVDPTPQTVDALMKLDLAAGVDVEIKV, translated from the coding sequence ATGGCAGTCCAAAGCCAAAATATCCGCATCCGGCTAAAGGCCTTTGACTATCGCGTTCTGGATGCCAGCACGCAAGAGATCGTCAATACGGCCAAACGCACAGGTGCGCAGGTGCGCGGGCCGATCCCGCTGCCGAACAAGATTGAGAAGTTCACGGTCCTTCGTGGCCCGCATGTGGACAAGAAAAGCCGCGACCAGTGGGAGATTCGGACCCACAAGCGTCTTTTGGACATTGTTGACCCGACCCCGCAGACCGTGGACGCGCTGATGAAGCTCGACCTGGCCGCCGGTGTCGATGTCGAGATCAAAGTTTAA
- the rplK gene encoding 50S ribosomal protein L11, with product MAKKLAGTMKLQIPAGQANPSPPVGPALGQRGINIMEFCKAFNAKTQDMEPGSPCPTIITYYQDKSFAMEIKTPPASYYLKKAAGLKPVGKRNRPRGAETPGRETVATVTVAQVREIAEAKMKDLSANDVEAAMKIIVGSANSMGIEVKG from the coding sequence ATGGCCAAGAAACTTGCTGGCACGATGAAACTGCAGATCCCTGCAGGTCAAGCCAACCCCTCGCCGCCGGTGGGCCCCGCCCTCGGTCAGCGCGGGATCAATATCATGGAGTTCTGCAAGGCGTTCAACGCTAAGACCCAGGATATGGAGCCGGGCAGCCCCTGCCCGACGATCATCACCTATTACCAGGACAAATCCTTCGCGATGGAAATCAAGACGCCGCCAGCGTCTTATTACCTGAAGAAGGCCGCTGGCCTGAAACCTGTCGGCAAACGGAACCGCCCACGCGGCGCGGAGACCCCGGGTCGCGAGACCGTGGCAACCGTCACCGTCGCTCAGGTGCGTGAGATCGCCGAAGCGAAGATGAAAGACCTCAGCGCCAATGACGTTGAGGCCGCTATGAAGATCATCGTTGGCTCGGCCAACTCGATGGGTATCGAGGTGAAAGGTTAA
- the rplJ gene encoding 50S ribosomal protein L10 — protein MDRAQKEKVVEELGQIFESSGVVVVSHYEGLTVAEMQDLRAQMREAGGSVRVAKNRLAKIALEGTPAAGIADLMTGMTVLSYSEDPVAAAKAADAYAKENDKFVILGGAMGENVLDQAGVKAVAKMPSREELIASIVGCIGAPASNIAGAIGAPASNIASILSTIEEKAEAA, from the coding sequence GTGGATAGAGCCCAGAAAGAGAAAGTGGTCGAGGAACTCGGCCAAATCTTTGAAAGCTCTGGCGTCGTCGTGGTCTCGCACTACGAAGGCCTCACGGTTGCTGAAATGCAGGACCTGCGCGCGCAAATGCGTGAGGCGGGTGGGTCCGTTCGCGTTGCCAAAAACAGGCTCGCCAAAATCGCCCTCGAAGGAACGCCTGCCGCTGGCATCGCCGACCTGATGACGGGGATGACCGTTCTTTCCTATTCCGAGGATCCTGTGGCTGCGGCCAAGGCCGCGGATGCCTATGCCAAGGAAAACGACAAGTTCGTGATCCTGGGCGGCGCGATGGGCGAGAACGTTCTGGACCAGGCTGGTGTCAAAGCCGTTGCGAAAATGCCGTCGCGTGAGGAGCTTATTGCTTCGATCGTGGGCTGCATTGGCGCACCTGCTTCGAACATTGCCGGGGCCATTGGCGCACCTGCTTCGAATATCGCGAGCATCCTTTCGACCATCGAAGAGAAGGCGGAAGCCGCGTAA
- the tuf gene encoding elongation factor Tu codes for MAKEKFERSKPHVNIGTIGHVDHGKTTLTAAITKQFGDFKAYDEIDGAPEEKARGITISTAHVEYETDNRHYAHVDCPGHADYVKNMITGAAQMDGAILVVNAADGPMPQTREHILLGRQVGIPYMVVFMNKVDQVDDEELLELVEMEIRELLSSYEYPGDDIPIIAGSALAALEGRDDAIGSEKIAELMAAVDEYIPTPARAVDQPFLMPIEDVFSISGRGTVVTGRVERGVINVGDEIEIVGIRDTSKTTCTGVEMFRKLLDRGEAGDNIGALLRGVDRDGVERGQVLCKPGSVTPHTKFEAEAYILTKEEGGRHTPFFANYRPQFYFRTTDVTGTVELPSGTEMVMPGDNLKFNVELIAPIAMENGLRFAIREGGRTVGAGVVSKIIE; via the coding sequence ATGGCAAAGGAAAAGTTTGAGCGTAGTAAGCCGCATGTGAACATTGGCACGATTGGCCATGTTGACCATGGCAAGACGACGCTGACGGCAGCGATTACGAAGCAGTTTGGCGATTTCAAAGCCTATGACGAGATTGACGGTGCGCCGGAAGAGAAAGCGCGCGGGATCACGATCTCGACGGCGCATGTGGAATATGAGACGGACAACCGTCACTACGCCCATGTGGACTGCCCCGGCCACGCCGACTATGTGAAGAACATGATCACCGGTGCGGCGCAGATGGACGGTGCCATTCTGGTGGTGAACGCGGCTGACGGCCCGATGCCACAGACCCGTGAGCACATCCTGCTCGGCCGTCAGGTGGGTATCCCCTACATGGTCGTGTTCATGAACAAAGTGGACCAGGTCGACGACGAAGAGCTGCTTGAGCTGGTCGAGATGGAAATCCGCGAACTGCTCTCCTCCTACGAGTATCCGGGCGACGATATCCCGATCATCGCAGGGTCGGCCCTGGCCGCTCTGGAAGGTCGTGACGACGCCATCGGGTCGGAGAAGATCGCTGAGCTGATGGCGGCGGTTGACGAGTACATCCCGACGCCGGCACGCGCCGTGGATCAGCCGTTCCTGATGCCGATCGAAGACGTGTTCTCGATCTCTGGCCGCGGCACGGTTGTGACCGGTCGGGTTGAGCGTGGCGTGATCAATGTGGGTGACGAGATCGAGATCGTGGGCATCCGCGACACCTCGAAAACCACCTGTACCGGCGTTGAAATGTTCCGCAAGCTGCTGGATCGCGGCGAAGCGGGCGACAACATCGGCGCGCTTCTGCGGGGTGTGGACCGTGACGGCGTTGAGCGTGGTCAGGTTCTGTGTAAGCCGGGTTCTGTGACCCCGCACACCAAGTTCGAGGCCGAGGCGTATATCCTGACCAAGGAAGAGGGTGGCCGTCACACGCCGTTCTTCGCGAACTACCGCCCGCAGTTCTACTTCCGGACCACCGATGTGACCGGCACGGTCGAGCTGCCCTCGGGCACCGAGATGGTGATGCCGGGCGACAACCTGAAGTTCAACGTTGAGTTGATCGCGCCGATCGCGATGGAAAACGGCCTCCGCTTCGCCATCCGCGAAGGCGGTCGCACCGTCGGCGCCGGCGTGGTGTCGAAAATCATCGAGTAA
- a CDS encoding Shedu immune nuclease family protein: MSFLKQIEFINLSNEDNFQVEDISTQAGPKAIIDAVDRGIVERIRGMTETQRDAVLLALKDSLTAEDINTLLGRRQGLDEFQSHINASDWGEADWQDFFDREQWVFGYGLDYRILRQFDREMVVGSSGTDNKNKPIVDFLGTFTDYTVLVEIKRPDTKIFRPSRGGRAGTWDFSPEFTSAVSQILEQKAEWLSFAQTGDHWNKAGTSKLKARTRNAKSILVIGTRDEFATADDERSRQIMQDTFELFRLENRTIEILTFDELLERAKFITRSD; encoded by the coding sequence TTGTCGTTTTTGAAGCAAATTGAGTTCATCAACCTCTCAAACGAAGATAACTTCCAAGTTGAGGACATTTCTACCCAAGCCGGACCCAAGGCAATAATCGATGCGGTCGACAGAGGCATAGTCGAACGGATCAGAGGTATGACTGAAACTCAGCGAGACGCCGTTTTGCTGGCACTCAAGGACTCCCTTACCGCTGAAGACATCAATACGCTTCTCGGCAGGAGGCAGGGTTTAGACGAATTCCAATCGCATATTAACGCCAGCGATTGGGGCGAGGCGGATTGGCAAGACTTTTTTGATCGTGAGCAGTGGGTTTTTGGGTATGGCTTAGATTACCGCATATTGAGGCAGTTCGACCGCGAGATGGTTGTTGGCAGCTCTGGAACCGATAATAAAAACAAACCCATCGTTGACTTTCTTGGTACGTTTACTGACTACACTGTGCTGGTTGAGATCAAACGCCCCGACACGAAGATATTCAGGCCGAGCAGAGGGGGTCGGGCCGGGACGTGGGATTTCAGCCCAGAGTTCACCAGTGCGGTCTCTCAAATCCTCGAGCAGAAAGCCGAATGGCTATCTTTCGCGCAAACCGGCGATCACTGGAACAAGGCGGGCACATCGAAGCTCAAAGCTCGAACCAGAAATGCAAAGTCGATCCTTGTTATTGGAACACGCGATGAGTTTGCGACAGCGGATGACGAAAGATCACGACAGATAATGCAGGATACTTTCGAGCTGTTTCGGTTAGAGAATAGAACCATCGAGATCCTGACGTTTGACGAGTTGCTAGAAAGAGCCAAGTTCATCACTCGAAGCGACTGA